A genomic window from Sulfurimonas paralvinellae includes:
- a CDS encoding shikimate dehydrogenase, whose amino-acid sequence MQLFAIFGDPVAHSRSPLMHNSVFKHCHYPACYTRVHLKDGTQLRETFFKLKLSGANITVPHKEAAYAACDEIRGFANDVGVVNTIIEENGRLIGYNTDADGFLYAISEFQTIKKVLILGAGGTAKALSQKFLQEQMEVSVLNRSEGRLAFFKERGCKTYTWNDVQLENYDLVVNTTSAGLKDEELPAPVEIIQDLLHATRYAADAIYGKLTPFLQLAKQYGITYKDGADMLLGQGVLANELFVQNKLSKNEIEKFMKKSFAL is encoded by the coding sequence ATGCAGCTCTTTGCTATTTTTGGAGACCCGGTAGCACATTCTCGCAGTCCACTTATGCACAATTCTGTCTTTAAACATTGTCATTATCCAGCCTGCTATACACGTGTTCATCTCAAAGATGGTACCCAGTTACGTGAAACATTTTTCAAACTCAAACTCAGCGGTGCCAATATTACAGTGCCCCATAAAGAAGCAGCCTATGCGGCGTGTGATGAGATACGCGGATTTGCAAACGATGTCGGCGTTGTCAATACCATCATCGAAGAAAATGGCAGACTTATCGGATACAATACAGATGCTGACGGTTTTTTATATGCCATCAGTGAGTTTCAAACGATTAAAAAAGTACTGATTCTCGGTGCAGGTGGAACAGCGAAAGCGCTCAGCCAAAAATTTTTACAAGAGCAAATGGAAGTCTCTGTTCTCAATCGAAGTGAGGGTCGACTTGCCTTTTTCAAAGAAAGAGGCTGTAAGACCTACACTTGGAATGATGTTCAGCTTGAAAATTATGATTTGGTAGTTAACACGACAAGTGCCGGTCTCAAAGATGAGGAGCTTCCTGCCCCCGTAGAGATCATCCAAGATCTACTTCACGCAACACGATATGCTGCTGATGCCATATATGGCAAACTAACGCCTTTTTTACAGCTGGCAAAGCAATATGGCATTACCTATAAAGATGGTGCAGATATGCTCTTAGGGCAAGGAGTTTTGGCAAATGAACTCTTTGTTCAAAACAAACTCTCAAAAAACGAGATTGAAAAGTTTATGAAAAAAAGCTTTGCACTTTAA
- a CDS encoding SPOR domain-containing protein, producing MDDKNELSDIVLNKGNASGSNKKLILAVATLGVVLIIVVMLMNSMNSGSNDNLPQAVLPPKPQKEAAQQTPKDEPLFEEVQVMQDDASSDADLDKIAQKLKEESAAEEESSAAAKPAPVAVKQPVKKAVKKVTKPAQKPAPVTHTATASGSYYIQVGSFSKYKPNKKFLASIKSLGLNYKFHKVGTLNKVLVGPFKTRKEANNAKRVLRAKVEPGAFLVKL from the coding sequence ATGGATGATAAGAACGAACTGAGCGATATCGTACTCAATAAAGGCAATGCATCGGGATCCAATAAAAAGCTTATATTGGCAGTTGCGACATTAGGTGTAGTTTTAATTATCGTTGTCATGCTCATGAACTCTATGAACTCAGGGTCAAATGACAACTTACCTCAAGCCGTACTGCCGCCAAAACCTCAAAAAGAAGCAGCACAACAGACACCAAAAGATGAACCGCTTTTTGAAGAAGTTCAAGTAATGCAGGATGATGCCTCTTCAGATGCCGATTTAGATAAAATCGCGCAGAAACTAAAAGAAGAGAGTGCTGCAGAAGAAGAAAGCAGTGCAGCTGCAAAACCTGCACCTGTCGCTGTTAAACAACCTGTAAAGAAAGCTGTAAAAAAAGTGACAAAACCTGCACAAAAACCAGCTCCTGTTACACATACAGCTACTGCATCAGGCAGCTATTATATTCAGGTAGGTTCTTTTTCAAAATATAAACCAAATAAAAAATTCCTTGCTTCCATTAAAAGTTTAGGCTTAAACTATAAATTTCACAAAGTAGGAACACTGAACAAAGTACTTGTAGGTCCATTTAAAACACGTAAAGAAGCAAACAACGCAAAAAGAGTTCTCCGTGCAAAAGTGGAACCGGGCGCATTCTTAGTAAAACTGTAA
- a CDS encoding anthranilate synthase component I family protein, protein MIHSKQFTLDQLAPIAVYSKIREMFSKEISYLFESAGGSEGNYSFICIGARERLQYINNETVYTDSNGNKHTKAENPFTFLKEYYKKVDTTIYKEATKDLGVGYVDGFIGYIGYDMVKVFEPKLGESMDHLVDELHTPDLDLILPKLVLVYSHKNHKITLVSTLQEYADKFETIEADLKGTYTYKHRVYNVGNDAGSYAHSKEKFFEMIDKSKEMIKSGDVFQILMTNRFTRHIQVDAFSFYRILRAKNPSPYMFLMEYEDFSIVGSSPEVMVRLTDGEILLRPIAGTRKRGSTKERDKELEIELLNDPKELAEHLMLIDLGRNDVGRVAKTGTVKVEEMMHIERFSHVMHIVSDVVAELREDKDMFDLFMATFTAGTMTGAPKIRAMELIAEYEGLKRGFYSGSIGYFGFDGNMDSAITIRTALVTKDKVVLQAGAGVVADSIKELEYLEVKNKLGALIHSLEDLDRK, encoded by the coding sequence ATGATACACTCAAAACAATTTACACTCGACCAGCTTGCACCTATTGCTGTGTACTCAAAAATAAGGGAGATGTTTTCAAAAGAGATATCTTATCTTTTTGAGAGCGCAGGAGGAAGTGAAGGAAACTACTCATTTATCTGCATCGGTGCAAGAGAACGCTTGCAATACATCAACAATGAAACCGTCTATACGGATAGTAATGGGAACAAGCATACAAAAGCTGAAAACCCTTTTACTTTTTTAAAAGAGTACTATAAAAAAGTAGATACAACCATCTATAAAGAAGCGACAAAAGATCTTGGTGTCGGTTATGTTGACGGTTTTATCGGTTATATTGGTTACGATATGGTCAAAGTTTTCGAGCCAAAACTTGGAGAGAGCATGGATCATCTTGTTGATGAGCTGCACACACCGGATTTGGACCTTATCCTCCCTAAACTCGTACTAGTCTATTCTCATAAAAATCATAAGATCACCCTTGTCTCTACGCTTCAGGAGTATGCTGATAAATTTGAGACTATAGAAGCAGATCTTAAAGGGACATATACCTACAAACATAGAGTTTATAATGTTGGTAATGATGCCGGAAGCTACGCACACTCCAAAGAGAAATTTTTTGAGATGATCGACAAGTCAAAAGAGATGATAAAAAGCGGCGATGTCTTTCAGATCCTAATGACAAACCGTTTTACACGTCATATCCAAGTCGATGCTTTCTCTTTTTATAGAATCTTACGTGCAAAAAACCCCTCTCCCTATATGTTTTTAATGGAGTATGAAGATTTTAGCATTGTCGGTTCATCCCCTGAAGTCATGGTACGTCTTACCGATGGAGAGATACTCCTTCGTCCGATTGCAGGAACACGAAAACGCGGCAGTACAAAAGAGCGTGATAAAGAACTTGAGATCGAACTGCTCAATGATCCAAAAGAACTTGCAGAACATCTTATGCTCATAGACCTTGGACGTAATGATGTCGGGCGTGTGGCAAAGACAGGTACTGTAAAAGTGGAAGAGATGATGCATATAGAACGTTTTTCTCACGTGATGCATATAGTCTCTGATGTCGTAGCCGAGCTGCGTGAGGACAAAGATATGTTTGACCTTTTCATGGCGACGTTTACAGCAGGAACGATGACAGGTGCACCAAAAATTCGTGCCATGGAGCTCATTGCCGAGTATGAAGGTCTCAAACGTGGTTTTTACAGTGGTTCCATTGGTTACTTTGGATTTGATGGTAATATGGACTCTGCCATCACCATACGTACAGCACTTGTTACAAAAGACAAGGTTGTGCTTCAAGCCGGTGCCGGTGTTGTTGCAGACAGCATCAAAGAGCTTGAATACCTTGAAGTGAAAAACAAGCTTGGTGCACTTATTCACTCACTTGAAGATCTAGACAGAAAATAA